TGCAGTATCTTTATCAACAACCACCTGCACCAGCTCAGAACCTATAGCAAGGGTTAGCACACAAACTACATCTGTGTAAGTTTTTTCCAAAAGTATAGCATTTAGGGAAAACTTAGGTGAGCTTCTGCGCGAAAAGAGAACTTCCTTAGGTGTTCCTTCCGCTAAAACTTTTCCTTCCAACAGATACACCACTCGGTTTGCAAGTTTAAAAGCGTCCTCTTTGTCATGAGAAACCATGATGACAGTTATCCCATAATTTTTGTGAAAGTTTTTTATCTCCTCTCTAAGAACTTGTGCCGTTTGATGGTCAAGGGCTGAAAGGGGTTCATCTAAAAGAAGTATGCTGGGCTCTCTTGCCAAGGCTCTCAGGAGTGCTACCCTCTGTTTTTGTCCTCCTGATAGAGATGTGGGATTTCTGTTGGCAAGATGCTCCATACCTGCCATTCTCAGGAGTTCCATGATCTTATCTTTATCCCTTCTCTTCATACCAAAGGCTATGTTTTCAAAAACACTCATGTTAGGAAAAAGAGCGTAGTCTTGGAAGACAAAACCCACATCCCTTTTTTGAGGTGGAAGGTTTATACCCTTTTGGAAGTCAAACCAAACCTTACCTTTTACCTCTATGTAGCCTT
The DNA window shown above is from Hydrogenobacter hydrogenophilus and carries:
- a CDS encoding sulfate/molybdate ABC transporter ATP-binding protein gives rise to the protein MKKRLHGAKGDFVLKVELEVKEGDFLVVFGPSGSGKTTLLRMIAGLEKPDEGYIEVKGKVWFDFQKGINLPPQKRDVGFVFQDYALFPNMSVFENIAFGMKRRDKDKIMELLRMAGMEHLANRNPTSLSGGQKQRVALLRALAREPSILLLDEPLSALDHQTAQVLREEIKNFHKNYGITVIMVSHDKEDAFKLANRVVYLLEGKVLAEGTPKEVLFSRRSSPKFSLNAILLEKTYTDVVCVLTLAIGSELVQVVVDKDTAEELSVGDTVLVSAKAFVPVVRKIHSPHLKT